One Pseudodesulfovibrio cashew DNA window includes the following coding sequences:
- the aroC gene encoding chorismate synthase has product MSGNTFGELFKLTTFGESHGAGLGGVVDGCPAGISLDESIIQRELDRRRPGQGGPSATSRNEPDQVRLLSGVFEGKTTGTPIGFYVENTNQRSHDYSKIKDVFRPGHADFTYNAKYGFRDYRGGGRASGRETVSRVAGGAIAQELLRTEGISIYAYTVELGGIPAKVTDFEGAQDRPFFSPDPDVIDKWMAHVEEVKSEEDTLGGVVEVRATCLPAGLGEPVFGKFDARLAHALMSVGAVKGVEIGSGMAAARSRGSQNNDPIGKDGFLSNNAGGILGGISSGQDVVARAYIKPIPSILQEQQTVTTRGEETFIMVGGRHDISAIPRINPVLKAMLALTVADLLLLDRRLGVRD; this is encoded by the coding sequence ATGAGCGGCAACACGTTCGGCGAACTTTTCAAACTGACGACCTTCGGCGAGTCGCACGGGGCCGGCCTGGGCGGCGTGGTCGACGGGTGTCCCGCGGGCATTTCCCTGGACGAGAGCATCATTCAGCGGGAGCTGGACCGGCGCAGACCAGGGCAGGGCGGCCCTTCGGCCACCTCTCGCAATGAGCCGGACCAGGTTCGGCTGCTATCCGGCGTATTCGAGGGCAAGACCACAGGCACGCCTATCGGGTTTTACGTGGAGAACACCAACCAGCGTTCCCACGATTATTCCAAGATCAAGGATGTGTTCCGGCCCGGCCACGCCGACTTCACCTACAACGCAAAGTACGGATTCCGCGACTACCGTGGCGGCGGGCGTGCCTCCGGGCGTGAGACCGTGTCCCGCGTGGCGGGTGGGGCCATTGCCCAGGAGCTACTGCGCACCGAAGGCATTTCAATCTATGCCTACACCGTGGAGCTGGGCGGCATCCCGGCCAAGGTCACGGATTTCGAGGGGGCTCAGGACAGGCCGTTTTTCAGCCCCGACCCGGACGTGATCGACAAGTGGATGGCGCACGTGGAAGAGGTGAAGAGTGAAGAGGACACCTTGGGCGGCGTGGTCGAGGTTCGTGCCACCTGTCTACCCGCAGGGCTCGGCGAGCCGGTCTTCGGCAAGTTCGACGCCAGGCTGGCGCACGCCCTGATGAGCGTGGGCGCGGTCAAAGGCGTGGAAATAGGCTCCGGCATGGCCGCAGCCAGGTCCCGGGGAAGCCAGAACAACGATCCCATCGGCAAGGACGGCTTTCTGTCCAACAACGCGGGCGGCATCCTCGGCGGCATCTCATCGGGGCAGGACGTGGTTGCTCGGGCGTATATCAAGCCCATCCCGTCCATCCTGCAGGAGCAGCAGACCGTGACCACCAGGGGCGAGGAGACCTTCATAATGGTCGGCGGCCGGCATGATATTTCGGCCATCCCGCGCATCAACCCGGTGCTCAAGGCCATGCTGGCACTGACCGTGGCCGATCTGCTGCTGCTGGATCGACGGCTTGGCGTGCGGGATTGA